Proteins encoded by one window of Actinomycetes bacterium:
- a CDS encoding DUF1918 domain-containing protein, with product MQATVGDRIIVHSTHVDEPVRDGEVLEVRGSDGGPPFLVRWSDTGHEALVFPGPDAEIRHT from the coding sequence ATGCAGGCCACGGTGGGTGACCGGATCATCGTGCACAGCACGCACGTCGACGAGCCGGTGCGGGACGGCGAGGTGCTGGAGGTGCGCGGCTCGGACGGCGGACCGCCGTTCCTGGTGCGGTGGTCGGACACCGGCCACGAGGCGCTGGTCTTCCCGGGCCCGGACGCTGAGATCCGCCACACGTAG